In the genome of Polaribacter sp. MED152, one region contains:
- a CDS encoding RagB/SusD family nutrient uptake outer membrane protein produces MNKLIKFGLLSALAISTVSCGDDFLEKPALEGSASLTSAQLEQASTIDPEVTGALMGGVYSLTFTFGSGGTSGHDDFGHKSYDIFSDMLSSDMALSTSTYGWYRASITEYQAPQDFTFGDNRQVWRYYYRIVRGCNEVIDGLGGTDITPESAANKAIMGQAKALRAHSYFYLTQFYQKEYDGAEEILPIYRSATDLNGPKVAASEIYDLMEQDLTEAISLLDGFTRSNKTEINKSVAQGIYAYVLGARGTDYAKAYNMAKAAISGYSLMSSSEITGGFNNVNTPGWMWGVDLNDEIGLGLVSWWGQMDYFAYSYPAFGDAKSMDQDLFDAIPANDFRKDQYVDNPGAYTHLMPLNKFYNAARTRYGVTRIVQDDYVYMRVAEMHLLAAEYAAFSGNDAQARTELKALVSQRVPDASYIDGLSGQSLKNEIYLQTRIELWGEGKSYLAMKRNKATVTRGSNHLSFVGASIPYNDERMTFEIPEGEIQFNPFISTQNN; encoded by the coding sequence ATGAATAAATTAATTAAATTCGGATTACTCTCTGCATTAGCGATATCAACAGTTAGTTGTGGAGACGATTTTCTAGAGAAGCCAGCCCTTGAAGGGTCAGCTTCTTTAACCTCTGCTCAGTTAGAGCAGGCATCTACGATTGACCCTGAGGTTACAGGGGCATTAATGGGTGGTGTATATTCATTAACATTTACCTTCGGTTCAGGAGGTACATCAGGGCATGATGATTTTGGTCACAAGTCTTATGATATCTTTAGTGATATGTTATCAAGTGACATGGCTTTAAGTACAAGTACTTATGGATGGTATAGAGCATCTATTACTGAGTACCAAGCACCACAAGATTTTACATTTGGAGACAACAGACAAGTTTGGAGATACTACTACAGAATTGTAAGAGGTTGTAACGAAGTAATTGATGGTTTAGGAGGTACAGATATTACTCCAGAAAGTGCTGCAAATAAAGCAATTATGGGTCAAGCAAAAGCTTTACGTGCTCATTCTTACTTTTATTTAACACAGTTCTATCAAAAAGAGTATGATGGTGCAGAAGAAATTCTACCTATCTACAGAAGTGCTACAGACTTAAATGGTCCTAAAGTAGCTGCTTCTGAAATCTATGACTTAATGGAGCAAGATTTAACTGAAGCTATCTCTTTATTAGACGGTTTTACAAGATCTAACAAAACTGAGATCAACAAATCAGTTGCTCAAGGTATTTATGCTTATGTATTAGGTGCTAGAGGAACAGACTATGCAAAAGCATATAACATGGCTAAAGCTGCTATCAGCGGATATTCTTTAATGAGTTCTTCTGAAATTACAGGTGGTTTTAACAATGTAAATACTCCAGGATGGATGTGGGGTGTTGACTTAAACGATGAAATTGGTCTTGGATTAGTTTCTTGGTGGGGTCAAATGGATTACTTCGCATACAGTTACCCTGCATTTGGAGATGCTAAATCAATGGATCAAGATTTATTTGATGCAATTCCAGCAAATGACTTCAGAAAAGATCAGTATGTAGATAACCCAGGAGCTTATACTCACTTAATGCCATTAAACAAATTTTACAATGCAGCTAGAACACGTTATGGTGTAACTAGAATTGTACAAGATGATTATGTTTACATGAGAGTTGCTGAAATGCACTTATTAGCTGCAGAATATGCTGCTTTCTCTGGAAACGATGCTCAAGCTAGAACTGAATTAAAAGCTTTAGTTAGCCAAAGAGTTCCAGATGCATCTTACATAGATGGTTTATCAGGTCAAAGTTTAAAGAATGAAATTTACTTACAAACTAGAATAGAACTATGGGGAGAAGGTAAAAGTTACTTAGCTATGAAGCGTAATAAAGCAACTGTTACTAGAGGTTCTAATCACTTATCTTTTGTAGGTGCTTCAATTCCTTACAATGACGAGAGAATGACTTTCGAAATTCCTGAAGGAGAGATTCAATTTAATCCTTTTATCTCTACTCAGAACAACTAA
- a CDS encoding asparagine synthetase B family protein gives MLTNKNISLKFNHGFQWYCNTTIALKGYFYSDDVFYEKENALAFLTNLLPNENSKSFLKTLNGVFTIIISSENSVEIVCDNTRAFPLFYTIQNDSVCISDDVLILKNKFKINTFDEIAKLEFKASNHTHSNKTLLDSVFQLEPSTYLRFKNQRLVEKVVLFSYAIKTESKASYTDLKDEAIVIFEEAFVRLINSLQNKTVLLPLSGGYDSRLIAVLLKKHNYKNVICFTYGRKENFEIENSKKTAESLDYPWYFIEYTPALISNYLETEEFLSYAHFAGKHSSMPYLQEYFAIKYLKEELKIPKNSVFIPGFAGDFLGGSEYNKIPKKIKSHTIADAILNLKLNNTHLSEQEKIELKHEINSSLNKVDQDYQSKIASTVFEDYNFRERLAKYIFNSASYYLFFNFEFRFPYWDMELLAFFKKVPMTYKQMKILYDDVLTTAYFKDYNVNFKNEIQPKKSDLIKQKIKDKIKPRLSDTLKESILKKHDWNNYEPITKQMLLQMKKNRLPVKRIYKDYNEIISQWYIYLCENKLNN, from the coding sequence GTGCTTACCAATAAAAATATCAGTTTAAAATTCAACCATGGTTTTCAATGGTATTGCAATACTACTATTGCCTTAAAAGGATATTTTTATAGTGATGATGTTTTTTATGAAAAAGAAAATGCGCTTGCATTTTTAACCAACCTACTACCTAATGAAAATAGTAAATCGTTTTTAAAAACCTTAAATGGGGTTTTTACTATTATTATTTCAAGTGAAAATAGTGTAGAAATTGTTTGTGATAATACTAGAGCTTTCCCTTTATTTTATACCATTCAAAATGATAGTGTATGTATTAGTGATGATGTTTTAATACTAAAAAACAAATTCAAAATCAATACGTTTGATGAAATAGCTAAATTAGAGTTTAAGGCCTCTAATCATACGCACTCAAACAAAACTCTTTTAGATTCCGTTTTTCAATTAGAACCAAGCACTTATCTGCGTTTCAAAAATCAAAGGTTAGTAGAAAAAGTTGTTTTATTTTCTTACGCTATTAAAACTGAAAGCAAAGCATCTTATACAGACTTAAAAGATGAAGCAATTGTTATTTTTGAAGAAGCTTTTGTAAGATTGATAAATTCTTTGCAAAACAAAACAGTATTGCTTCCTTTAAGTGGTGGTTATGACTCTAGATTGATTGCTGTACTACTAAAAAAACACAATTACAAAAATGTAATCTGTTTTACTTATGGTAGAAAAGAAAATTTTGAAATTGAAAATTCTAAGAAAACTGCTGAATCCTTGGACTATCCTTGGTATTTTATAGAGTATACTCCAGCATTAATTTCAAATTATCTTGAAACTGAAGAGTTCTTAAGTTATGCGCATTTTGCAGGCAAACACTCTTCTATGCCCTATTTGCAAGAATATTTTGCCATAAAATATTTAAAAGAAGAACTTAAAATACCTAAAAACTCAGTTTTTATACCTGGATTTGCTGGTGATTTTTTAGGAGGAAGTGAGTACAATAAAATTCCAAAGAAAATAAAGAGTCATACTATTGCAGATGCTATACTAAATCTTAAACTGAATAATACGCATCTTTCAGAACAAGAAAAAATTGAATTAAAACACGAAATCAATTCTAGTTTAAATAAGGTAGACCAAGATTATCAATCAAAAATTGCAAGTACAGTTTTTGAAGATTATAATTTTAGAGAAAGACTTGCTAAATACATCTTCAATTCAGCCAGTTATTATTTGTTTTTTAATTTTGAATTTAGATTTCCTTATTGGGATATGGAGTTATTAGCATTTTTTAAAAAAGTACCCATGACCTATAAACAAATGAAAATTTTATATGATGATGTTTTAACTACAGCCTATTTTAAGGATTATAATGTGAATTTCAAGAATGAAATTCAACCCAAAAAATCTGATTTAATCAAACAAAAAATCAAAGATAAAATCAAACCAAGATTATCTGATACGTTAAAAGAAAGTATTTTAAAAAAGCACGATTGGAACAATTATGAGCCAATTACAAAACAAATGCTTTTACAGATGAAAAAAAACAGACTTCCTGTAAAAAGAATTTACAAAGACTATAATGAGATCATTTCTCAATGGTACATCTATTTATGCGAAAATAAACTGAACAATTAG
- a CDS encoding polysaccharide deacetylase family protein, whose protein sequence is MILIYSHKVTPRVRYIFKHIVTRTLLIPVSFTSKVEEFVAHNGPKISYTKTPLGNEFFIKSNDLLFEQGVNDLEIIINKWDSVPCFFATNVKSSIPFDIFAASFYLITRYEEYLPHVKDIHGRFTAEQSLAFKKGFLEKPVVDIWAFKFLKVLKEKFPDYEYPKRKFNFISTVDIDNAFAYKNKSFVRSVGGFLNDIFTFRILNVINRLAVNLNLKADPYNTFDTILALKKKYSVNTIFFFLVGDYTTFDTNVSVSKSKYRLLIKEMVDYARVGLHPSYFSMQNSALIKKEKERLENITNTPLKSSRQHYLRFSLPETYQLLIDLEIEEDYSMGYASNVGFRAGTCTPFYFYDLDFEIQTPLKVFPFALMDTTLNDYMKLTPKQSLGKIRDLKNEVKAVNGTFITLFHNETLSDYLRWKGWKRLYESMLKIATS, encoded by the coding sequence ATGATATTAATTTACTCACACAAAGTTACACCAAGAGTTCGCTATATTTTTAAGCATATAGTTACAAGAACCCTTTTGATACCTGTGAGTTTTACTAGTAAGGTAGAAGAGTTTGTAGCACACAATGGACCTAAAATTAGCTATACAAAAACACCTTTAGGTAATGAGTTTTTTATAAAAAGTAATGATTTGCTTTTTGAGCAAGGCGTAAATGATTTAGAAATTATAATTAATAAATGGGATTCAGTTCCTTGCTTTTTTGCCACCAATGTAAAGTCATCTATTCCCTTTGATATTTTTGCAGCTAGTTTTTACCTAATTACACGTTATGAAGAATATTTGCCACATGTAAAAGATATTCATGGTAGATTTACTGCAGAGCAGAGTTTGGCTTTTAAAAAAGGATTTTTAGAAAAACCAGTTGTTGATATTTGGGCTTTTAAATTTTTGAAAGTCTTAAAAGAAAAGTTTCCAGATTACGAGTACCCTAAAAGAAAGTTCAATTTTATTTCTACTGTAGATATAGACAATGCGTTTGCTTATAAAAACAAAAGTTTTGTTAGAAGTGTAGGAGGATTTTTAAATGATATTTTTACGTTTAGAATTTTAAATGTTATTAACAGACTTGCTGTTAATTTGAACTTAAAAGCAGATCCTTACAACACCTTTGATACTATTTTAGCACTAAAGAAAAAGTACAGTGTAAACACCATTTTCTTTTTTCTAGTAGGCGATTATACCACTTTTGATACCAATGTTTCTGTTTCTAAAAGCAAATACAGACTGCTTATTAAAGAAATGGTAGATTATGCAAGAGTTGGTTTGCACCCTTCTTATTTTTCAATGCAAAATTCGGCTTTAATCAAAAAAGAAAAAGAACGTTTAGAAAATATTACGAACACTCCTTTAAAAAGTTCTAGACAGCATTATTTACGATTTAGTTTGCCAGAAACTTATCAACTTTTAATAGATTTAGAAATAGAAGAAGATTATTCTATGGGCTATGCTAGCAATGTTGGTTTTAGGGCTGGTACTTGTACACCTTTCTATTTCTACGATTTAGATTTTGAAATTCAAACGCCTTTAAAAGTGTTTCCTTTTGCATTGATGGATACTACTTTGAACGATTATATGAAACTAACTCCAAAACAATCTTTAGGGAAAATTAGAGATTTAAAGAATGAGGTGAAAGCCGTAAATGGAACATTTATTACGTTATTTCATAATGAAACTTTAAGCGATTATTTACGTTGGAAAGGTTGGAAGCGTTTGTATGAATCTATGTTAAAAATTGCTACTTCTTAA
- the rlmB gene encoding 23S rRNA (guanosine(2251)-2'-O)-methyltransferase RlmB, whose translation MTETTNIFGLRAIIEAIESGSTINKIYLQKGLRGSLYYELDKLIKDSKIATSTVPVEKLNRLSKNSNHQGAVAQISPIDFYDLETLLDDTLEAEKVPFFLILDQLSDVRNFGAIIRTAECTGVNGIIIQKNGSAPVNAETIKTSAGAAFKMPICKVDHIKDALFILQASNIKTVAATEKTDSSIYDVNFNQPIAIIMGSEHRGVNPSVLKMVDYKAKLPLSGNIESLNVSVACGVFLYETVRQRSILS comes from the coding sequence TTGACAGAAACTACAAACATTTTCGGATTAAGAGCAATCATTGAGGCAATAGAAAGCGGATCTACTATCAACAAAATATACCTACAAAAAGGCTTGAGAGGTAGTTTGTATTATGAACTAGACAAGTTAATTAAAGATTCTAAAATTGCTACAAGCACTGTACCTGTAGAAAAATTAAATAGACTATCTAAAAACAGTAATCATCAAGGTGCAGTTGCACAAATTTCACCAATCGATTTTTATGATTTAGAAACCCTATTGGATGATACCTTAGAAGCAGAAAAAGTACCTTTCTTTTTAATTCTGGATCAATTATCTGATGTAAGAAATTTTGGAGCTATTATTAGAACTGCAGAATGTACAGGAGTAAATGGTATTATCATTCAAAAAAATGGAAGTGCACCTGTTAATGCAGAAACTATAAAAACATCAGCTGGAGCAGCATTCAAAATGCCAATTTGCAAAGTGGACCATATTAAAGACGCTCTTTTTATACTTCAAGCTTCAAATATAAAAACCGTGGCTGCTACTGAAAAGACAGATAGCTCAATTTACGATGTCAATTTTAATCAACCTATAGCTATTATTATGGGCTCTGAACATAGGGGAGTAAATCCCTCTGTTCTAAAAATGGTTGATTATAAAGCAAAGTTACCTTTATCAGGAAACATTGAATCATTAAATGTTTCTGTAGCTTGTGGTGTTTTTCTTTATGAAACTGTTAGACAAAGATCTATTCTTTCATAG
- a CDS encoding rhomboid family intramembrane serine protease has product MQDEELRNKTSPFLVPSLFILIIWGIYIVEIKYGFNLNKYGVFPRTLKGLRGILFTHFLHSNTSHLFNNSIPLFVLLSSLFYFYRNIAFKILLIGGLLTGFTTWAIARDSYHIGASGIVYLVFSFVFFSGIIRKHYRLVALSFIVIFLYGSMIWYVFPIKDGMSWEGHLSGFVVGLILAFIYRKNGLVKKEYEFSKTDFDLLFDDQGNLIQPDYPEESDTTMKE; this is encoded by the coding sequence ATGCAAGATGAGGAATTACGAAATAAAACTTCACCATTTTTAGTACCATCTTTGTTTATCCTAATAATTTGGGGTATTTATATTGTGGAAATAAAGTATGGTTTTAATCTAAATAAATACGGTGTTTTTCCAAGAACACTTAAAGGATTAAGAGGTATACTATTTACCCATTTTTTACATAGCAATACAAGTCATTTATTTAATAATTCAATTCCTTTATTTGTATTATTGAGCAGTCTGTTTTATTTCTACAGAAATATTGCTTTCAAAATTTTACTTATTGGAGGATTGTTAACAGGATTTACAACTTGGGCTATAGCAAGAGATTCTTACCATATTGGAGCTAGTGGTATTGTATACTTGGTTTTTAGTTTTGTGTTTTTTAGTGGAATAATCAGAAAGCACTATAGATTAGTGGCGCTATCTTTTATAGTGATTTTCCTTTATGGTAGTATGATTTGGTATGTGTTTCCCATTAAAGACGGTATGTCTTGGGAAGGTCATTTATCAGGATTTGTTGTGGGATTAATCCTAGCTTTTATATATCGTAAAAACGGATTGGTTAAAAAAGAATACGAATTCAGTAAAACAGATTTTGATCTTCTTTTTGATGATCAAGGAAATTTGATTCAACCAGATTACCCAGAAGAAAGTGACACAACTATGAAAGAATAG
- a CDS encoding replication-associated recombination protein A: protein MNEPLAERIRPKTLEDYISQQHLVGPKGVLTNLIKQGIIPSLILWGPPGIGKTTLANIIATESNRPFYTLSAISSGVKDVREVIEKAKKSGGLFTAKNPILFIDEIHRFSKSQQDSLLGAVEKGWVTLIGATTENPSFEVIPALLSRCQVYILNSFDKNDLIALLERAIQKDDILAGKTIKLTETDALLRVSGGDARKLLNIFELLVSTEDHVEITNDYVLDKIQQNTTRYDKTGEQHYDIISAFIKSIRGSDPNAAVYYLARMIEGGEDVKFIARRLLILASEDIGNANPTALILANNTFQAVAVIGNPESRIILSQCVVYLANSAKSNASYLAINKAQSLVKQTGDLSVPLHLRNAPTKLMRDLDYGKTYKYAHDFPNNFAEQEFLPEEIAGTKLYEPGNNARENQFNEILKKRWKKKYNY, encoded by the coding sequence ATGAATGAACCTTTGGCAGAAAGAATTAGACCCAAAACTTTAGAAGACTACATAAGTCAGCAGCATTTAGTTGGCCCAAAAGGAGTTTTGACAAATTTGATTAAGCAGGGAATTATACCTTCTTTAATTCTTTGGGGACCACCAGGAATTGGAAAAACTACCTTAGCGAACATTATTGCTACAGAATCTAACAGACCATTTTACACGCTAAGTGCAATAAGTTCTGGAGTAAAAGATGTTAGAGAGGTTATTGAAAAAGCCAAAAAAAGCGGTGGTTTATTTACGGCCAAAAACCCAATATTATTTATCGATGAAATTCATAGGTTTAGCAAATCGCAGCAAGACTCTTTACTTGGTGCTGTAGAAAAAGGTTGGGTAACGCTTATAGGTGCAACCACAGAAAACCCAAGCTTTGAAGTGATACCTGCACTTTTATCTAGATGTCAGGTTTACATTTTAAATTCATTTGATAAAAACGATTTAATAGCACTTTTAGAACGCGCAATTCAAAAAGATGATATTCTTGCTGGTAAAACTATAAAACTCACGGAAACTGATGCCTTATTGCGTGTTTCTGGAGGAGATGCTCGAAAATTATTAAACATTTTTGAACTTTTAGTCTCAACAGAAGATCATGTAGAAATCACTAATGATTATGTTTTAGATAAAATTCAGCAGAATACTACCAGATATGATAAAACTGGAGAACAACATTATGACATTATTTCAGCTTTTATAAAATCTATAAGAGGTAGTGATCCAAATGCTGCAGTTTATTATTTAGCTAGAATGATTGAGGGTGGTGAGGATGTAAAATTTATTGCAAGAAGATTATTGATTCTTGCTTCTGAAGACATTGGTAATGCAAATCCAACCGCATTAATTTTGGCGAACAATACTTTTCAAGCAGTGGCTGTAATTGGTAATCCAGAAAGTAGAATAATACTGAGCCAATGTGTGGTTTATTTAGCTAATTCTGCCAAAAGCAATGCTTCATACTTAGCTATTAATAAAGCCCAGAGTTTGGTAAAACAAACTGGTGATTTATCTGTTCCTCTGCATCTAAGAAACGCTCCAACAAAATTAATGAGAGATTTAGATTATGGAAAAACTTATAAATATGCTCATGATTTTCCTAATAATTTTGCAGAACAAGAATTTTTACCAGAAGAAATAGCTGGTACTAAATTATATGAACCAGGAAATAACGCAAGAGAAAATCAGTTCAATGAAATTCTTAAAAAGCGATGGAAAAAGAAATACAATTACTAA
- a CDS encoding YjjG family noncanonical pyrimidine nucleotidase: MAKIEHVFFDLDHTLWDFEKNSDLAFQKVFEKQKIEIDLHKFLEVYKPLNLEFWRLYREEKITKSELRYSRLKNTFDAINFEISDDLIDTIAIEYIDFLPHFNHLFQGTFEILDYLKDKYNLHIITNGFEEIQAKKMQSSKILDYFDVIVTSESVGVKKPNPRVFEFALDKAKANANNSIMIGDSIEADIYGAINSGIKAIHCNFENDVIDNTDFESITALHELKQYL, translated from the coding sequence ATGGCAAAGATAGAGCACGTATTTTTTGATTTAGATCACACACTTTGGGATTTTGAGAAAAATTCTGATTTGGCTTTTCAAAAAGTATTTGAAAAACAAAAAATAGAAATTGATTTACATAAGTTTTTAGAAGTTTATAAACCTTTAAATTTAGAATTTTGGAGGCTTTATAGAGAAGAAAAAATTACAAAGAGCGAACTTAGATATAGCCGATTAAAAAATACTTTTGACGCCATTAATTTCGAAATTTCTGATGATTTAATAGATACAATTGCTATTGAGTACATTGATTTTCTTCCACATTTTAATCACTTATTTCAAGGTACTTTTGAAATTTTAGATTATTTAAAAGATAAATACAACCTGCACATCATAACAAATGGGTTTGAAGAAATTCAGGCTAAAAAGATGCAATCTTCTAAAATCTTAGATTATTTTGATGTTATTGTAACCTCAGAATCTGTTGGAGTTAAGAAACCAAATCCGAGGGTTTTTGAATTTGCTCTAGATAAAGCAAAAGCAAATGCCAACAATTCAATTATGATTGGTGATAGTATTGAAGCCGATATTTATGGAGCTATAAACTCAGGTATTAAAGCCATTCATTGTAATTTTGAAAATGATGTAATAGACAACACAGATTTTGAAAGCATTACAGCACTTCACGAATTAAAGCAATATCTGTAA
- a CDS encoding lipopolysaccharide biosynthesis protein, with translation MTLITGSALSQVVVYASILLLTRLFSAELFGIYILFSSATIILKPLATLQFEFAIVLPKKDKDAINLFAFSTLILILYCLLLLLIVSLFKTEILDFFNITVLSNFIYLLPLNVFLFGLIANFDYWNNRKDNFKAISKGMFLKSSSMSATQIATGFSSYNSLGLIPGMLIGHVLQIFYLLQLTYNKLQPLCKEVSLNRMLFLAKKYKDIPIFNSIINLTNNLSNELPVLLITKYFGLASSGIYGLAVKFMRAPIGVVQQSVNQVFFNKATKLYNDQGNLYALVLKTAKHLLIISLLIFTPLFILSYYLDFLFGEGWTDVGLYARILIPWLFFAFLSNPLNSLILILNKQKTMLVLDIALLIFRFLALFCGYYFYNDIIIALALFSMVGMIFNILIFIYLLQKSKEKNSAYQ, from the coding sequence TTGACATTAATTACAGGTTCTGCTTTAAGTCAAGTAGTAGTTTATGCATCTATTTTATTACTTACAAGATTATTCTCTGCAGAACTTTTTGGTATTTATATACTTTTTTCATCTGCCACAATAATTTTAAAACCTTTAGCCACCTTACAATTTGAGTTTGCTATAGTATTACCTAAAAAAGATAAAGATGCTATAAACCTATTTGCCTTTTCAACTTTGATTTTAATACTCTATTGCCTTTTACTACTGCTTATTGTAAGCCTTTTTAAAACAGAAATATTAGATTTTTTCAATATTACTGTACTTTCTAATTTTATTTATCTACTGCCTTTAAATGTTTTCTTATTTGGCTTAATTGCTAATTTTGATTATTGGAATAACAGAAAGGATAATTTTAAAGCCATTTCTAAAGGCATGTTTTTAAAGTCTTCGAGCATGAGTGCTACTCAAATTGCAACAGGATTTTCTTCTTATAACTCATTAGGCTTAATTCCTGGGATGCTAATAGGCCATGTATTGCAAATTTTTTATCTACTTCAATTAACTTACAACAAATTACAACCTTTGTGTAAAGAAGTCAGTTTAAATAGAATGCTATTTCTAGCTAAGAAATATAAAGATATTCCTATTTTCAACTCTATTATTAATCTAACCAACAATCTTTCTAATGAGTTGCCAGTATTATTAATAACAAAGTATTTTGGCTTGGCAAGTTCTGGTATTTATGGCTTGGCTGTAAAATTTATGAGGGCACCAATAGGTGTTGTGCAACAATCTGTGAATCAAGTATTTTTTAATAAAGCCACTAAATTGTATAATGATCAAGGTAACCTGTATGCCTTAGTTCTAAAAACAGCAAAGCACTTATTAATCATTAGTTTACTTATTTTTACGCCTTTATTCATCTTATCTTATTACTTAGATTTTTTGTTTGGTGAAGGTTGGACAGATGTTGGGTTATATGCTCGAATTCTAATTCCTTGGTTATTTTTTGCCTTTTTAAGCAATCCTTTAAATTCGTTAATACTCATTTTGAATAAGCAAAAAACTATGCTAGTATTAGATATAGCCTTGCTTATATTTAGATTCCTAGCCCTATTTTGTGGCTACTATTTTTACAATGACATTATAATAGCGCTCGCTTTATTTTCTATGGTAGGTATGATTTTTAATATCCTTATATTTATATATCTGCTTCAAAAATCAAAAGAAAAAAATAGTGCTTACCAATAA
- a CDS encoding DUF5723 family protein gives MRKIFSLILCLVLFQISAQNKQILYNFAELPQTLLLNPASEVNYKFHVGLPLLSGFSSDFGSKGVVLSDIFANDNRSINDKIAEAIQNLSYRDFTKINTQIEILSGGFRFKDDYYISFGFYQELDAIGYYPKDALDFISEGNAPHINRAFSAAGIRYKADFLGVLHAGISKKVNENLTIGGRFKIYSSALNVESNNNTGLFTTTGGTNNIYTHYLTDVNLKFRTSGLIENNEYITDASTYLKNTFFGSNMGIGIDVGLTYRITPQLEFSGSILDLGFINHKTNTKNTSVTGNFVFEGVALEFNNDDNFENWNEIDQRFQDEIPVTDDFESYISWRPTKLNLALKYSFGEYRSKVCYDNTYKNFYTDAIGVQLYNVFRPLSSQLALTGFYEKAITNKIHTKVTYTIDDFSYSNIGAGLSLQLGSFNIYGLADNLLEYGDLSSTNSASFQLGFNFLFN, from the coding sequence ATGAGAAAAATTTTTAGCCTGATACTGTGTTTAGTGCTTTTTCAAATTTCGGCACAGAACAAACAAATTCTGTATAATTTTGCTGAATTGCCACAAACCTTATTGTTAAATCCTGCCTCAGAAGTAAATTATAAATTTCATGTGGGTTTACCTTTATTGTCTGGATTTTCCTCAGATTTTGGATCAAAAGGAGTTGTACTTTCGGATATTTTTGCCAATGATAATCGCTCTATAAATGATAAGATTGCAGAGGCTATTCAAAATTTATCGTATCGAGATTTTACAAAGATAAATACCCAGATAGAAATTCTAAGTGGAGGTTTTCGTTTTAAAGACGATTATTATATCAGTTTTGGATTTTATCAAGAGTTAGATGCTATCGGGTATTATCCTAAAGATGCATTAGACTTTATAAGTGAAGGAAATGCACCTCATATTAATAGAGCATTTAGTGCTGCAGGTATTAGATACAAAGCAGATTTTTTAGGCGTTTTACATGCAGGTATTTCTAAAAAAGTAAATGAGAATTTAACCATAGGAGGTAGGTTTAAAATTTATTCATCTGCATTAAATGTAGAGTCAAATAACAATACTGGCTTATTTACAACTACTGGTGGTACTAATAATATTTATACACACTATCTAACAGATGTAAATTTAAAATTTAGAACTTCTGGCTTAATTGAAAACAACGAATACATTACAGATGCCAGTACATATTTAAAAAATACTTTTTTTGGTAGTAATATGGGTATTGGTATCGATGTTGGTTTAACATACAGAATAACTCCTCAACTAGAGTTTTCAGGTAGTATTTTAGATCTGGGTTTTATAAATCATAAAACGAATACTAAGAATACGAGTGTAACAGGTAATTTTGTTTTTGAAGGTGTTGCACTAGAGTTTAATAATGATGATAATTTTGAAAATTGGAATGAAATAGATCAACGTTTTCAAGATGAAATTCCGGTTACAGATGATTTTGAATCTTATATTTCATGGAGGCCAACAAAATTAAATTTGGCCTTAAAATATAGTTTTGGAGAGTACAGAAGTAAAGTATGTTATGATAATACCTATAAAAACTTTTATACAGATGCAATAGGCGTTCAATTGTATAATGTATTTAGGCCCTTAAGTTCGCAATTGGCCTTAACTGGCTTTTACGAAAAAGCCATTACGAACAAAATTCATACTAAAGTAACTTATACTATAGATGATTTTTCATATTCAAATATTGGTGCAGGTTTATCTTTACAATTGGGTAGTTTTAATATTTATGGTTTAGCAGACAATTTATTAGAATATGGCGATTTATCGTCTACAAATAGTGCCTCTTTTCAATTAGGTTTCAATTTTTTATTTAATTAA